A window from Primulina eburnea isolate SZY01 chromosome 2, ASM2296580v1, whole genome shotgun sequence encodes these proteins:
- the LOC140823308 gene encoding LOW QUALITY PROTEIN: small ribosomal subunit protein uS13z/uS13y/uS13x-like (The sequence of the model RefSeq protein was modified relative to this genomic sequence to represent the inferred CDS: inserted 1 base in 1 codon) — protein MSLVSNEEFQHILRVQNTNVDGKQKIMFALTSIKGIGRRFANIVCKKADVDMNKRAGELSAAEIDNLMVIVANPRQFKIPDWFLNRXKDYKDGKFSQVTSNALDMKLRDDLERLKKIRNHRGLRHYWGLRVRGQHTKTTGRRGKTVGVSKKR, from the exons ATG TCGCTCGTGTCGAATGAGGAGTTTCAGCACATTCTGCGTGTGCAGAACACAAATGTGGATGGGAAGCAGAAGATCATGTTCGCTTTGACCTCCATCAAGGGTATCGGTCGCCGTTTCGCCAATATTGTCTGCAAGAAGGCCGATGTCGACATGAACAAAAG GGCCGGTGAACTTTCTGCTGCTGAGATCGATAACTTGATGGTTATTGTGGCTAATccccgccaattcaagatcccAGACTGGTTTTTAAACA AGAAGGATTACAAGGATGGAAAGTTTTCTCAGGTGACTTCCAATGCACTGGACATGAAACTAAGGGATGATCTTGAACGCTTGAAGAAGATCAG GAACCATCGCGGGCTCCGTCACTACTGGGGTCTTCGCGTGCGCGGACAGCACACCAAGACTACTGGTCGCCGAGGGAAGACTGTCGGTGTCTCGAAGAAGCGATGA
- the LOC140823307 gene encoding FCS-Like Zinc finger 8-like, with product MLRNISRTVTTKQAIMADQNPIHSSAKDPTKPVSSFLNSPRFFSGFLSRTISDPETALASPTSILDTRISLSFVTPFGYDNILSKSPTPYSETTNKSSFNKQNPEAIGLALVHSINEERTDEKFSRTVNVFYGAKLKIQLPTINSHLESPNSPADFGIKTRDSQLLSPFSGTPVKDYFTRQLSLKEMELSEDYTCVITHGPNPKTTHIFDDCIVENCCENYAKLGEDFDIIKTGSFVETNASDSPPMSFLSSCHTCKQSLELGKEIYIYRGETAFCSHECRYQEMLFEKNEE from the exons ATGCTGAGGAACATATCAAGAACAGTGACCACCAAACAAGCTATAATGGCTGACCAAAACCCAATCCATTCTTCTGCTAAAGATCCCACAAAACCGGTATCATCTTTCTTGAATTCTCCGAGATTTTTCAGCGGGTTTTTGTCAAGAACAATTTCTGATCCCGAAACAGCTTTAGCCAGCCCAACTTCAATTCTAGACACAAGAATTTCTCTAAGTTTTGTGACCCCATTTGGTTATGATAACATCTTGTCCAAATCCCCAACCCCATACTCTGAAACTACCAACaaatcttcattcaacaaaCAAAATCCAGAAGCCATTGGACTCGCTTTAGTTCATTCAATCAATGAGGAAAGAACCGATGAGAAGTTCTCAAGAACGGTTAATGTTTTTTATGGAGCAAAACTCAAGATTCAACTCCCCACCATCAATTCACATCTGGAATCGCCTAATTCTCCTGCAGATTTCGGAATAAAAACTCGGGATTCTCAGCTGTTGAGCCCATTTTCAGGCACACCAGTTAAGGATTACTTCACCAGACAACTCTCTTTGAAAGAAATGGAGCTTTCCGAAGATTACACTTGTGTGATCACACATGGACCGAATCCAAAAACTACTCATATATTTGATGATTGCATCGTGGAGAATTGTTGTGAAAATTATGCAAAATTGGGTGAAGATTTCGACATAATCAAAACTGGTAGTTTTGTTGAAACCAATGCCTCAGATTCTCCACCGATGAGTTTCTTGAGTTCTTGTCACACTTGCAAGCAAAGTCTTGAACTGGGCAAAGAGATTTACATCTACAG GGGAGAGACGGCTTTTTGTAGCCATGAATGCCGTTATCAAGAAATGCTTTTTGAAAAAAACGAAGAATGA
- the LOC140824729 gene encoding LOW QUALITY PROTEIN: cytosolic sulfotransferase 8-like (The sequence of the model RefSeq protein was modified relative to this genomic sequence to represent the inferred CDS: inserted 1 base in 1 codon), which produces MKNLQKAIQNECFSTKVDDSDDNNNAEVEELLLRGLEKKSLLGWSLYKYKGHWCSFDLLRPIIRCEKHFKARDTDVILATLPKSGTTWLKALTFSIINRSQYPLYENPLLTSNPHALIPFLERNIYRESENPDLDHIPDPRIFSTHVHYNLLPISIMESKCRVIHICRNPLDQFISLWHFKNLISTSGSISLDEFLEAYCEGTHDYGPFWEHVLGYWNAYLKNPEKVLFLKYEDLKKDVNFNVKMIAEFVGYPFSLEEEKMGLIDKIVKLCSFEKLKNLEVNQVGSLDSSLKNSYFFRXGEIGDWVNYLTPAMVERIEKVVREEFRGSGLMF; this is translated from the exons ATGAAGAACTTACAAAAGGCAATACAAAATGAGTGTTTTTCAACTAAAGTTGATGATTCTGATGATAACAATAATGCCGAAGTCGAAGAACTGCTCCTGCGAGGGCTTGAAAAGAAGAGTTTGCTTGGATGGTCTCTGTACAAATACAAGGGTCACTGGTGTAGCTTCGATTTACTTCGGCCAATTATACGCTGTGAAAAACACTTCAAAGCTCGCGATACTGACGTAATATTGGCAACCCTTCCCAAATCTGGAACCACTTGGCTGAAAGCATTGACGTTCAGCATCATTAATCGCTCGCAGTATCCCCTTTATGAAAATCCTTTACTCACATCCAATCCTCACGCTTTAATCCCTTTTCTTGAACGAAACATCTATAGAGAAAGCGAAAATCCCGACCTGGATCACATTCCCGATCCAAGAATCTTTTCGACTCATGTGCATTACAATTTGCTTCCAATTTCCATCATGGAATCCAAGTGTCGTGTTATACATATATGTAGAAACCCCTTGGATCAATTCATTTCGCTCTGGCATTTCAAGAATCTGATTTCTACCAGTGGATCGATTTCTTTGGATGAGTTCTTGGAAGCGTATTGTGAAGGGACGCATGATTATGGACCCTTCTGGGAACATGTTTTGGGATACTGGAATGCATATCTGAAGAATCCCGAAAAAGTGTTGTTTTTGAAATACGAAGATCTGAAGAAAGATGTAAATTTTAATGTGAAAATGATAGCTGAATTTGTTGGATATCCTTTCTCGTTGGAGGAGGAAAAGATGGGATTGATAGATAAAATAGTTAAGCTATGCAGCTTTGAAAAGCTTAAAAATTTGGAGGTAAACCAGGTTGGGAGCTTGGATTCTTCGTTGAAAAATAGTTACTTTTTCA ACGGGGAGATTGGAGATTGGGTCAATTACTTGACTCCTGCTATGGTTGAACGAATTGAAAAGGTTGTGCGAGAGGAGTTTAGAGGATCTGGGTTGATGTTCTAG
- the LOC140824728 gene encoding uncharacterized protein — MATTDLPAFFLLISISLTITAGAAVSPPLHLTLRAYPKSLLATVLSTLGYEELATATADANFSSATPTTVFAPTYSSLVTCPSCSIPLILQEHSLRGLYSIHFLRELAFGTKIGTFAPNRCLTVTSSASPLEPASVGKIFINGVEITKPDLFNNGLLIIHGLQGFISHLSPFSCSIERMTSLSFPQQPPPASAFFMMRQMLKDSMKRLRVSGYSIVALGMRVTYPELSVLESLTLFAIDDVSIFSGGEGHSYVSKLKFHVVPNRILTAADLFALPKGTALPTMESGQNLVVTNSGSGSPLAPLRINYVKMKQFDLVHNSRIAIHGMSTPFRHVYYKEI, encoded by the coding sequence ATGGCCACCACCGATTTGCCAGCCTTCTTCCTCCTAATATCGATATCCCTCACCATCACCGCAGGCGCAGCAGTGAGCCCACCACTCCACCTCACCCTCAGAGCGTACCCAAAATCCCTCCTCGCCACCGTCCTCTCCACTCTCGGCTACGAAGAGCTCGCCACCGCAACCGCCGACGCCAACTTCTCCTCAGCTACACCAACCACCGTCTTCGCCCCCACGTACTCCTCCCTCGTCACCTGCCCCTCTTGCTCCATCCCTCTCATTCTCCAAGAGCACTCTCTCCGGGGCCTCTACTCCATCCACTTCCTGCGCGAATTAGCATTCGGCACCAAGATCGGGACTTTCGCCCCCAACCGCTGCCTCACCGTCACCTCCTCCGCCTCCCCTTTGGAGCCAGCCTCCGTGGGGAAAATCTTCATCAACGGCGTTGAAATCACGAAACCGGATCTCTTCAACAACGGCCTTCTCATCATACACGGCCTCCAAGGCTTTATCTCCCACTTATCCCCATTTTCTTGCAGCATTGAAAGGATGACTTCTCTATCCTTCCCCCAGCAGCCGCCGCCCGCCTCAGCGTTCTTCATGATGCGCCAAATGCTGAAAGACTCCATGAAGAGACTGCGGGTAAGCGGTTACAGTATAGTCGCTCTGGGAATGCGGGTCACGTACCCGGAGCTTTCAGTCCTCGAGTCGCTTACCCTTTTCGccatcgatgatgtttcaatcTTCAGCGGTGGTGAAGGTCACTCCTATGTATCGAAGCTGAAGTTTCACGTCGTGCCCAATAGGATTTTGACGGCGGCTGACTTGTTTGCGCTGCCGAAGGGCACGGCGTTGCCTACCATGGAGAGTGGTCAGAATCTGGTGGTAACCAATAGCGGGAGCGGGAGCCCATTGGCGCCGTTGAGGATAAATTACGTGAAGATGAAGCAATTTGATTTGGTCCATAACAGCAGGATTGCAATCCATGGAATGTCGACGCCTTTCCGCCATGTATACTATAAGGAAATATAA